Proteins co-encoded in one Dasypus novemcinctus isolate mDasNov1 chromosome 6, mDasNov1.1.hap2, whole genome shotgun sequence genomic window:
- the DDIT4 gene encoding DNA damage-inducible transcript 4 protein, with protein sequence MPSLWDRFSSSSPSSSLSRTPTPDRPPRSAWGSAAREEGLGRCASLESSDCESLDSSNSGFGPEEDSADLDGVSLPDFELLSDPEDEHLCASLMQLLRESLAQARLGSRRPARLLMPGQLVSQVGKELLRLAYSEPCGLRGALLDVCVEQGKSCHSVGQLALDPSLVPTFQLTLVLRLDSRLWPKIQGLFSSANSPFIPGFSQSLTLSTGFRVIKKKLYSSEQLLIEEC encoded by the exons ATGCCTAGTCTTTGGGACCGTTTCTCGTCGTCCTCTCCCTCTTCGTCCTTGTCCCGAACTCCCACCCCAGATCGGCCGCCGCGCTCGGCCTGGGGGTCGGCGGCCCGAGAGGAGGGGCTCGGCCGTTGTGCGAGCCTGGAGAGCTCGGACTGCGAGTCCCTGGACAGCAGCAACAGTGGCTTCGGGCCCGAGGAAG ACTCGGCAGACCTGGACGGGGTGTCGCTGCCCGATTTCGAGCTGCTCAGCGACCCCGAAGACGAACACCTGTGTGCCAGCCTGATGCAACTGCTGCGGGAGAGCCTGGCCCAGGCGCGCCTGGGCTCCCGGCGCCCCGCGCGCCTGCTGATGCCCGGCCAGCTGGTGAGCCAGGTGGGCAAAGAACTCCTGCGCCTGGCCTACAGCGAGCCGTGCGGCCTGCGGGGGGCGCTGCTGGACGTCTGCGTGGAGCAGGGCAAGAGCTGCCACAGCGTGGGCCAGCTGGCCCTCGACCCCAGCCTGGTGCCCACCTTCCAGCTGACCCTCGTGCTGCGCCTGGACTCTCGCCTCTGGCCCAAGATCCAGGGGCTGTTCAGCTCGGCCAACTCGCCCTTCATCCCAGGCTTCAGCCAGTCCCTGACACTGAGTACAGGCTTCCGAGTCATCAAGAAGAAACTGTATAGCTCCGAGCAGCTGCTCATTGAGGAGTGTTGA